A single window of Aspergillus flavus chromosome 4, complete sequence DNA harbors:
- a CDS encoding puromycin-sensitive aminopeptidase has translation MATKDREVLPDVAKPVHYEVSLFDLQLGDSWGYKGIVKIDSKITRSTKEIMLNSKEIEVQKAEIFGEDGTKITQASEITYDQKSERVTLKFPQEITPSEVVLSLAFAGVMNNSMAGFYRSKYKPVAKPSPDTPREGDFHYMLSTQFESCDARRAFPCFDEPNLKATFDFEIEVPKGQTALSNMPVKSERDGSSPGLKVVSFERTPVMSTYLLAWAVGDFEYVEAMTHRRYNGKSIPVRVYTTKGLKEQARFALECAHRTVDYFSEVFEIEYPLPKADLLAVHEFAMGAMENWGLVTYRTTAVLFDEGKSDTRYKNRIAYVVAHELAHQWFGNLVTMDWWNELWLNEGFATWVGWLAVDHFYPEWNIWSQFVAEGVQQAFQLDSLRASHPIEVPVKNALEVDQIFDHISYLKGSSVIRMLSDHLGRDTFLRGVANYLKTHAYGNATTNDLWSALSEASGQDVNSFMDPWIRKIGFPVITVAEEPSQISIRQNRFLSTGDAKPEEDETTWWIPLGIKSGSKMEEVNSRALVAKTDTIHGVGQNSFYKINKDLSGFYRTNYPTDRLAKLGKSLELLSTEDKIGLIGDAAALAVSGEGSTAALLALLEGFSEEQNYLVWSQISSSLANLRSVFSQNESVAAGLKEFALRLASPAAHRLGWEFKPGEEYLIIQLRKLLIGMAGLAGDEKVITEAKRRFELWAAGQDKNAINTNLRSVIFGINVSEGGSKEFDSVKEEYLKTDSVDGKEICLAALGRTKDARLVQDYLDFVFSDKVAIQDVHNGAVSLAANSKVRHLLWEYMKGNWGTVEARLSSNNVVFERFVRMGLSKFADQSIGEDIASFFQNKDTSAYDRALVIVSDSIRTNAHYKERDEKSVLEWLQAHGYA, from the exons ATGGCTACAAAGGATAGAGAGGTTCTTCCCGATGT GGCGAAACCGGTTCACTATGAGGTCTCCTTGTTTGACTTGCAGTTGGGTGACTCTTGGGGCTACAAAGGCATCGTTAAGATAGACTCGAAAATCACCCGCTCCACCAAGGAAATCATGTTGAATTCCAAGGAGATTGAGGTCCAGAAAGCTGAAAtttttggagaagatg GGACGAAAATAACCCAGGCGTCTGAGATAACCTATGACCAGAAGTCAGAGCGAGTGACTTTGAAATTCCCCCAGGAAATTACTCCATCGGAAGTTGTTCTATCCCTAGCTTTCGCGGGTGTAATGAACAATTCTATGGCTGGCTTTTACCGTTCTAAGTACAAGCCTGTTGCAAAACCCAGCCCTGATACCCCAAGGGAGGGTGATTTCCATTATATGCTGAGCACTCAATTCGAATCCTGTGACGCACGCAGAGCTTTTCCGTGTTTTGACGAACCGAATCTGAAAGCTACCTTTGATTTCGAGATCGAAGTTCCGAAAGGCCAAACAGCTCTTAGCAACATGCCCGTCAAATCTGAGAGAGACGGCAGTAGCCCTGGCCTGAAAGTTGTTTCCTTTGAGAGAACCCCCGTGATGAGTACCTAC CTCCTAGCATGGGCTGTTGGTGACTTTGAGTACGTCGAGGCAATGACCCACCGCAGATACAACGGGAAAAGCATACCTGTGCGTGTCTACACGACGAAGGGCCTCAAGGAGCAAGCCCGATTCGCTTTAGAGTGTGCTCATCGCACTGTTGACTATTTCTCGGAAGTATTCGAGATTGAATACCCTTTGCCCAAAGCGGACCTCCTTGCCGTCCATGAATTC GCCATGGGAGCTATGGAGAACTGGGGCCTTGTAACATACCGAACGACTGCCGTTCTTTTCGATGAGGGCAAGTCGGATACTCGCTACAAGAACCGCATTGCGTATGTTGTTGCCCACG AATTGGCCCATCAATGGTTCGGCAATCTTGTAACTATGGATTGGTGGAACGAACTGTGGTTGAACGAAGGTTTCGCGACCTGGGTTGGATGGCTGGCTGTCGACCACTTTTATCCCG AATGGAATATATGGTCTCAGTTTGTC GCTGAAGGTGTACAACAAGCATTCCAACTCGACTCGTTACGCGCATCCCACCCAATAGAAGTACCTGTAAAGAATGCTCTTGAGGTCGACCAGATTTTCGATCATATCAGCTATCTCAAAGGGAGCTCCGTGATTCGGATGCTGAGCGATCATCTTGGTCGTGATACTTTCCTTCGGGGAGTAGCTAACTACCTCAAGACCCACGCTTACG GTAATGCCACTACCAACGATCTTTGGTCTGCACTCAGCGAAGCATCCGGTCAAGACGTTAACAGCTTCATG GACCCATGGATTCGCAAAATCGGTTTCCCAGTTATAACAGTGGCAGAAGAGCCTAGCCAGATTAGCATTCGCCAGAACCGATTCCTTTCTACAGGTGATGCAAAGccggaagaagacgaaaCAACTTGGTGGATTCCCCTCGGAATCAAATCGGGctcgaagatggaggaagtGAATTCTCGTGCTCTTGTTGCCAAGACTGATACTATTCATGGTGTCGGCCAGAATTCGTTTtacaagatcaacaaggaTCTTTCTGGATTCTACCGGACGAATTATCCGACTGACCGGTTGGCAAAGCTTGGTAAATCTCTAGAACTACTGAGCACCGAAGACAAGATTGGGTTGAttggtgatgctgctgctcttgctGTGTCTGGTGAAGGCAGCACTGCTGCTCTGTTGGCCCTTCTTGAAGGCTTCAGTGAAGAGCAGAATTATTT AGTGTGGTCGCAAATCTCTTCCTCGCTTGCAAACCTTCGCTCAGTATTTTCTCAGAATGAGTCTGTAGCTGCCGGACTGAAGGAATTTGCTCTTAGGTTGGCATCGCCTGCTGCTCATAGACTTGGTTGGGAGTTCAAACCAGGCGAGGAATATCTTATTATTCAGCTACGAAAACTTCTTATCGGAATGGCCGGTCTTGCAGGTGATGAGAA GGTTATCACAGAAGCCAAAAGACGCTTCGAGCTCTGGGCTGCAGGGCAAGACAAGAACGCGATTAACACTAATCTGCGTTCAGTCATCTTCGGCATCAACGTCTCTGAGGGCGGTTCCAAAGAATTTGACTCTGTCAAAGAAGAGTATCTCAAGACGGACTCTGTTGATGGCAAAGAAATCTGCCTAGCAGCACTTGGACGCACCAAAGATGCAAGACTAGTCCAAGATTACCTAGACTTTGTATTCTCAGACAAAGTAGCAATCCAAGACGTACACAATGGTGCAGTCTCCTTGGCTGCGAACTCAAAAGTCCGACATCTACTTTGGGAGTATATGAAGGGCAACTGGGGTACCGTTGAGGCTCGCCTGTCGTCAAATAACGTCGTCTTTGAGCGCTTTGTGCGAATGGGCCTTTCTAAATTCGCAGACCAAAGCATTGGGGAGGATATTGCTTCGTTCTTCCAGAACAAGGATACAAGTGCCTATGACCGTGCGCTCGTTATTGTTTCAGATAGCATTAGGACCAATGCTCACTACAAGGAGAGAGATGAGAAATCAGTTCTGGAATGGCTCCAGGCTCATGGCTATGCCTGA